In Arthrobacter sp. StoSoilB5, one genomic interval encodes:
- a CDS encoding low temperature requirement protein A has protein sequence MSTNPLRHALARMGGRDPHEKHRTATPLELFFDLTFVIAFGVAGGQFAHAVAEAHFWAGLLAFAFAMFAVIWAWINFTWFASAYDTDDWVFRVVTMVQMVGVLILAMGIEPMFHSIIEGKHVDNVAILLGYIIMRVALIFQWLRAARQDPARRETCLRYAKYVALVQVGWVAVLVIDASVATTFLMATPLFILEMAAPYFAERKIRTPWHAHHIAERYGLLAIIALGECLIGAIETLRAIVALHGWTLDAALVGLSGTGLAFAMWWIYFILPSGPALHVQRHRSWIFGYGHLPLFAAIAATGAGLHVAAYFIDHEADIPAAGAVASIAIPIILFKVSLTTLYSIMLGPDRELLWSSMLVVIALAGSIAMAAAGASVPLCMLEMMVVLGLSIAFDERRGHKGRAAALRRLEAAAG, from the coding sequence ATGTCCACGAATCCCCTTCGCCATGCCCTTGCCCGCATGGGCGGCCGCGATCCCCACGAAAAGCACCGCACAGCTACCCCGCTGGAACTCTTCTTCGACCTGACGTTTGTTATTGCCTTCGGGGTTGCCGGCGGCCAGTTCGCCCATGCAGTGGCGGAGGCGCATTTCTGGGCAGGACTCCTTGCGTTCGCTTTCGCCATGTTTGCCGTGATCTGGGCCTGGATCAACTTCACATGGTTCGCCAGCGCATACGACACCGATGACTGGGTGTTCCGGGTGGTCACCATGGTCCAAATGGTGGGCGTGCTCATCCTGGCCATGGGCATAGAGCCGATGTTCCACTCGATCATCGAAGGCAAGCACGTGGACAACGTCGCTATCCTGCTCGGCTACATCATCATGCGCGTGGCCCTGATCTTCCAGTGGCTGCGCGCTGCCCGTCAGGACCCTGCACGCCGTGAAACGTGTTTGCGGTACGCAAAATACGTTGCACTCGTACAAGTGGGGTGGGTCGCGGTCCTCGTGATTGATGCGAGCGTCGCCACTACTTTCCTCATGGCAACCCCGTTGTTCATCTTGGAGATGGCGGCGCCATACTTCGCAGAACGGAAGATCCGCACCCCTTGGCATGCCCACCACATCGCCGAACGCTACGGTCTCCTGGCCATTATTGCCCTGGGCGAGTGCCTGATCGGCGCCATTGAAACGCTGCGCGCAATCGTTGCCCTCCACGGTTGGACCTTGGATGCTGCCTTGGTTGGATTGAGCGGGACAGGGTTGGCCTTCGCCATGTGGTGGATTTACTTCATCCTGCCTTCAGGCCCGGCCCTTCACGTACAGCGTCACCGCTCGTGGATCTTCGGCTACGGGCACCTCCCCCTTTTTGCAGCCATCGCTGCCACCGGCGCCGGACTCCACGTTGCCGCGTACTTCATCGATCATGAGGCAGACATCCCGGCGGCCGGCGCAGTGGCCTCCATCGCCATCCCGATCATTCTTTTCAAGGTCTCGCTCACCACGCTCTACAGCATCATGCTCGGCCCGGACCGCGAGCTCCTCTGGAGCTCGATGCTGGTGGTGATCGCCCTGGCGGGAAGCATCGCCATGGCCGCCGCGGGCGCGTCCGTACCTCTGTGCATGCTGGAGATGATGGTGGTGCTGGGGCTCTCGATTGCTTTCGACGAACGCCGAGGGCACAAAGGCCGTGCTGCAGCGCTTCGGCGCTTGGAGGCGGCGGCGGGCTGA
- a CDS encoding helix-turn-helix transcriptional regulator, with translation MAATNLMATLGTEVRARRASLSLSQQDLADLAGVSERFVRFVETGKSTVQLEPLLAVLDTLGLELSLRQAGRPAASETAR, from the coding sequence ATGGCCGCCACTAACCTCATGGCCACTTTGGGCACTGAAGTGCGCGCCCGCCGTGCCTCGTTGAGCCTTAGCCAACAGGACCTCGCCGATCTCGCAGGCGTTTCAGAACGGTTCGTTCGATTCGTGGAAACGGGCAAGAGCACGGTCCAGCTTGAGCCCCTTTTGGCTGTCCTTGACACCCTTGGCTTGGAACTTTCCCTCCGCCAAGCAGGCAGGCCTGCGGCTTCTGAGACAGCAAGATGA
- a CDS encoding HipA domain-containing protein: MTFHRIADVYKQGILAARLERHEGGTKFSYLPRYLDAGLPAVATTLPVSAEPVFTPSGAVPPYFTGLLPEGRRLNSLRRSVKASADDELALLMAAGGDAVGDVQTVPHGEALAEGGAAVVLDPKLPLDFDALLGDSGLIDPVALAGVQDKLSAGMISLPVAQAGKRYILKLNAPEFPSVVENEFLMFRYARRLRIPVSNVQLVHDVGGRAGLLVERFDRVTAADGSPLRLAVEDGAQILGLYPADKYSVPFGEVCSALARHCPARLPALRNLVIQLAFAWLTGNGDLHAKNVSMVEAPGVLGAREFTIAPVYDIPSTVVYGDKTLALAVGGKKTGISRKHFLAWAVKLGLTERAAQHSVDVALKATASLISDLDGGASPFAARQTKDWTKELKHRRRLLEA, from the coding sequence ATGACCTTCCACCGCATCGCCGACGTCTACAAGCAGGGCATTCTGGCAGCGCGCCTCGAACGGCATGAGGGCGGCACCAAGTTCAGCTACCTCCCTCGCTACCTCGACGCCGGCCTACCCGCCGTGGCAACGACGCTGCCGGTGAGCGCCGAGCCCGTGTTCACGCCGAGCGGTGCCGTCCCGCCCTATTTCACTGGCCTGCTGCCTGAGGGCCGGCGGCTCAACTCGCTACGGCGCAGCGTCAAGGCGAGCGCGGACGACGAACTCGCCCTCCTCATGGCAGCGGGCGGCGACGCCGTGGGCGATGTCCAGACGGTCCCTCACGGCGAGGCGCTGGCGGAAGGGGGCGCCGCCGTCGTGCTTGACCCAAAACTGCCGCTGGACTTTGATGCCTTGCTGGGAGATTCCGGACTGATCGATCCCGTGGCCCTGGCGGGCGTGCAGGACAAGTTGTCTGCGGGAATGATTTCACTCCCCGTGGCGCAGGCGGGCAAGCGGTACATCCTTAAGCTCAACGCCCCGGAGTTCCCCTCCGTTGTGGAAAACGAGTTCCTGATGTTCCGTTACGCGCGTCGGCTGCGGATTCCTGTGAGCAACGTGCAGTTGGTGCACGACGTCGGCGGCCGGGCGGGCCTTCTGGTGGAGCGTTTTGATCGGGTCACCGCAGCCGACGGCTCACCGCTGCGGCTGGCCGTGGAAGATGGAGCCCAGATCCTGGGGCTGTACCCTGCAGACAAATACAGCGTTCCCTTCGGCGAAGTCTGTTCGGCGCTGGCCAGGCATTGCCCTGCCCGCCTCCCGGCACTCCGGAATCTGGTCATCCAACTGGCGTTTGCCTGGCTGACGGGAAATGGTGATCTCCACGCCAAGAACGTCTCGATGGTGGAGGCGCCCGGAGTTCTTGGCGCACGCGAATTCACCATCGCCCCGGTCTACGACATCCCCTCCACAGTGGTTTACGGAGACAAGACGCTGGCGTTGGCCGTCGGTGGGAAGAAAACCGGCATCTCCCGCAAGCACTTCCTCGCTTGGGCCGTGAAGCTCGGGCTGACGGAGCGGGCGGCCCAACATTCAGTGGACGTCGCCCTCAAAGCCACCGCCTCGTTGATCAGCGACCTCGACGGCGGTGCCTCGCCCTTCGCGGCGAGGCAAACCAAAGATTGGACGAAAGAACTCAAGCATCGTCGGCGCCTGCTGGAGGCCTGA
- a CDS encoding phosphohydrolase, whose product MTESRFTVETAKVLAEVAHNRQKDKLKRPYREHVLAVGDALADFDEDIQIAGYLHDIAEDTPITRQALLEMGVSERALAIIERVTRRFHDDPDDYEAGIRFVAEDHDATLVKIADNAHNSLPERVQALAEKWPDKPPMTRYADARPVLYSAVPREEVEMILQRINPHLLRELDEIVPD is encoded by the coding sequence ATGACCGAATCACGCTTCACCGTTGAGACGGCGAAGGTACTCGCCGAGGTGGCCCACAACCGCCAAAAGGACAAGCTCAAGCGCCCTTACCGGGAGCATGTCCTGGCAGTGGGGGACGCGCTCGCCGACTTCGACGAGGACATCCAGATTGCGGGCTACCTTCACGACATTGCCGAGGACACTCCCATCACGCGGCAAGCCCTGTTGGAAATGGGCGTCTCCGAGCGGGCCCTTGCCATCATCGAACGCGTCACGCGCCGCTTCCACGACGACCCCGACGACTATGAAGCAGGGATCCGGTTTGTGGCCGAGGACCACGACGCCACTTTGGTCAAGATTGCCGATAATGCCCACAATTCCTTGCCTGAACGGGTACAGGCGTTGGCAGAGAAATGGCCCGATAAGCCGCCCATGACCCGCTACGCCGACGCCCGCCCAGTGCTCTATTCGGCCGTGCCGCGGGAAGAAGTTGAGATGATCCTGCAGCGGATCAACCCGCATCTGCTCCGGGAGCTGGACGAGATCGTTCCCGATTAA
- a CDS encoding SDR family oxidoreductase has product MTYSGTTALITGASSGLGAEFASRFAARGSNLVLVARRADRLEELAKELQAEHGVAVTVLPMDLGRAGVGQELVAEMANRAITVDTLVNNAGFGTRGALVDEDPDVIASEIALNVAALVDITRAFLPGMLSSGKGALVNVASTAAFQPIPGMAVYGATKAFVLSFTEAVAHEAKSAGLRVLALCPGATRTEFFEVLGSESAAVGRMQTSAQVVETALKALDRPGTPASVVSGWANRIAAGLAQRLPRALAVGIAARAVQE; this is encoded by the coding sequence ATGACCTATTCCGGTACCACCGCGCTGATCACAGGCGCCAGCTCCGGGCTCGGCGCAGAATTCGCAAGCCGCTTTGCCGCGCGTGGCTCCAACCTTGTCCTCGTGGCACGCCGCGCGGACCGCCTGGAAGAGCTGGCCAAGGAATTGCAAGCTGAACATGGCGTAGCCGTAACAGTGCTCCCGATGGATCTGGGCCGCGCTGGTGTTGGCCAGGAACTCGTGGCAGAAATGGCCAACCGCGCAATCACCGTGGATACCCTGGTCAACAATGCAGGGTTCGGAACCCGGGGTGCCTTGGTGGACGAAGACCCGGACGTCATCGCGTCCGAGATCGCACTCAACGTGGCTGCCCTGGTGGACATCACCCGGGCCTTCCTGCCGGGCATGCTCTCCTCCGGCAAGGGTGCTTTGGTCAATGTCGCCAGCACCGCCGCTTTCCAGCCCATCCCCGGCATGGCCGTCTACGGGGCCACCAAAGCGTTCGTCCTCAGCTTTACCGAGGCCGTTGCCCACGAAGCCAAGAGCGCCGGGCTGCGTGTCCTTGCCCTCTGCCCCGGTGCCACCCGCACGGAATTCTTCGAGGTCCTCGGCAGCGAATCCGCGGCAGTCGGACGCATGCAAACCTCAGCGCAAGTTGTGGAAACAGCACTGAAGGCACTGGACCGCCCCGGAACTCCGGCAAGCGTTGTGTCCGGCTGGGCCAACCGGATCGCAGCAGGTCTCGCGCAGCGCTTGCCCAGGGCGCTCGCCGTGGGCATCGCCGCCCGCGCTGTGCAGGAATAA
- a CDS encoding WHG domain-containing protein, whose amino-acid sequence MTDQPYHHGKLREALLERAMETIEQAGVDGLSLRQLARDLNVSHGAPAKHFRDKQALIDALALAGFELMNQRILAAAHAGDDLRQRFASVATAYVDFAVSHPALLTVMYSTKHHPGSSTELRNIGEQGIHLARALIAEAQDDGALAPGDTETLAMVCFVSLHGAALLAAAKQLDGNSVEDVVAATTDTLWAGMAAGVPAAQPAQTTGS is encoded by the coding sequence ATGACTGACCAGCCCTACCACCACGGCAAGCTGCGTGAAGCGCTGCTGGAGCGCGCCATGGAAACCATTGAGCAAGCGGGCGTCGACGGACTCTCCTTGAGGCAGCTGGCCCGGGACCTTAACGTCAGCCACGGCGCGCCGGCCAAACATTTCCGCGACAAGCAAGCCCTCATCGACGCCTTGGCGCTGGCTGGCTTTGAGTTGATGAACCAGCGCATACTCGCGGCTGCCCACGCCGGGGACGACCTTCGTCAGCGCTTTGCAAGCGTGGCCACCGCCTATGTGGACTTCGCCGTTTCCCACCCGGCACTCTTGACCGTCATGTACTCCACCAAGCATCACCCCGGATCCAGCACTGAGTTGCGGAACATCGGCGAACAAGGGATCCACCTAGCCCGCGCCCTCATCGCAGAGGCACAGGATGACGGGGCCCTGGCCCCGGGCGACACAGAAACCTTGGCCATGGTGTGCTTCGTGAGCTTGCATGGCGCCGCGCTCCTGGCGGCAGCCAAGCAGCTGGACGGCAACAGTGTTGAGGACGTTGTTGCTGCGACCACTGACACGCTGTGGGCGGGCATGGCCGCCGGGGTTCCAGCAGCACAGCCCGCACAAACTACCGGCTCGTGA